One genomic window of Struthio camelus isolate bStrCam1 chromosome 1, bStrCam1.hap1, whole genome shotgun sequence includes the following:
- the CNMD gene encoding leukocyte cell-derived chemotaxin 1 isoform X1, producing the protein MAEGSEKVPIARAGPDDVEQCLPPAYAAATAPPGPGRLLKAGAAVLIAGALLLLAGAIGAFYFWKATERQVYNVHYTMSINGKVQDGSMEIDAGNNLETFKTGSGSEEAVEVHDFQIGITGIRFAEGEKCYIKAQPKAHVPEVDAMTKESLSSDLEDEIMPVKFDENSLIWVAADEPIKDNSFLSPKILELCGDLPIFWLRPTYPKDNQRERREIKRKIRQSESNSDVEELEAATEEVNTRSPTTPPMQDLDHQSNETRPMGQETNQTLNPDNPYNQLEGEGTAFDPMLDHLGVCCIECRRSYTQCQRICEPLMGYYPWPYNYQGCRTACRIIMPCSWWVARIMGVV; encoded by the exons ATGGCAGAGGGCTCCGAGAAGGTGCCCATCGCCCGAGCGGGGCCCGACGACGTGGAGCAGTGTCTGCCCCCC GCGTACGCGGCGGCGACGGCaccccccgggccggggcggctgctgAAGGCGGGGGCGGCGGTGCTCATCGCCGgggccctcctgctgctggccggggCCATCGGTGCCTTCTACTTCTGGAAAGCGACCGAGCGGCAG GTTTACAATGTTCACTATACTATGAGTATCAATGGAAAAGTACAAGATGGATCAATGGAAATAGATGCTGGAAACAACCTAGAGACATTCAAAACAGGAAGCGGGAGCGAAGAGGCTGTTGAAGTTCACGATTTCCAGATT GGTATAACTGGAATCCGTtttgctgaaggagaaaaatgttatATCAAAGCTCAGCCAAAAGCTCACGTCCCTGAAGTTGATGCTATGACTAAAGAGAGCCTCTCATCTGATCTG GAAGATGAAATCATGCCTGTTAAATTTGATGAAAACTCCCTTATCTGGGTTGCTGCAGATGAGCCTATCAAGGATAACAGTTTCCTAAGCCCCAAAATTTTAGAGCTTTGTGGAGATCTTCCAATTTTCTGGCTTCGACCAACGTATCCCAAAG ATAaccaaagggaaaggagagaaataaagaggaaaatacgCCAATCAGAATCAAACTCTGATGTGGAGGAACTGGAAGCTGCTACTGAAGAAGTAAATACCAGGTCTCCCACCACACCACCGATGCAAGACCTTGATCACCAGTCTAATGAAACTAGGCCAATGGGACAAGAAACCAATCAAACACTTAATCCAGACAATCCGTATAAT caaCTGGAAGGTGAAGGGACGGCTTTTGACCCCATGCTGGACCATCTAGGTGTGTGCTGCATTGAATGCCGACGAAGCTACACACAGTGCCAGAGAATCTGTGAGCCTCTCATGGGCTACTACCCTTGGCCCTACAACTACCAAGGCTGTCGCACCGCCTGCCGAATCATTATGCCCTGCAGCTGGTGGGTTGCTCGTATCATGGGTGTTGTGTGA
- the CNMD gene encoding leukocyte cell-derived chemotaxin 1 isoform X2: MAEGSEKVPIARAGPDDVEQCLPPVYNVHYTMSINGKVQDGSMEIDAGNNLETFKTGSGSEEAVEVHDFQIGITGIRFAEGEKCYIKAQPKAHVPEVDAMTKESLSSDLEDEIMPVKFDENSLIWVAADEPIKDNSFLSPKILELCGDLPIFWLRPTYPKDNQRERREIKRKIRQSESNSDVEELEAATEEVNTRSPTTPPMQDLDHQSNETRPMGQETNQTLNPDNPYNQLEGEGTAFDPMLDHLGVCCIECRRSYTQCQRICEPLMGYYPWPYNYQGCRTACRIIMPCSWWVARIMGVV, translated from the exons ATGGCAGAGGGCTCCGAGAAGGTGCCCATCGCCCGAGCGGGGCCCGACGACGTGGAGCAGTGTCTGCCCCCC GTTTACAATGTTCACTATACTATGAGTATCAATGGAAAAGTACAAGATGGATCAATGGAAATAGATGCTGGAAACAACCTAGAGACATTCAAAACAGGAAGCGGGAGCGAAGAGGCTGTTGAAGTTCACGATTTCCAGATT GGTATAACTGGAATCCGTtttgctgaaggagaaaaatgttatATCAAAGCTCAGCCAAAAGCTCACGTCCCTGAAGTTGATGCTATGACTAAAGAGAGCCTCTCATCTGATCTG GAAGATGAAATCATGCCTGTTAAATTTGATGAAAACTCCCTTATCTGGGTTGCTGCAGATGAGCCTATCAAGGATAACAGTTTCCTAAGCCCCAAAATTTTAGAGCTTTGTGGAGATCTTCCAATTTTCTGGCTTCGACCAACGTATCCCAAAG ATAaccaaagggaaaggagagaaataaagaggaaaatacgCCAATCAGAATCAAACTCTGATGTGGAGGAACTGGAAGCTGCTACTGAAGAAGTAAATACCAGGTCTCCCACCACACCACCGATGCAAGACCTTGATCACCAGTCTAATGAAACTAGGCCAATGGGACAAGAAACCAATCAAACACTTAATCCAGACAATCCGTATAAT caaCTGGAAGGTGAAGGGACGGCTTTTGACCCCATGCTGGACCATCTAGGTGTGTGCTGCATTGAATGCCGACGAAGCTACACACAGTGCCAGAGAATCTGTGAGCCTCTCATGGGCTACTACCCTTGGCCCTACAACTACCAAGGCTGTCGCACCGCCTGCCGAATCATTATGCCCTGCAGCTGGTGGGTTGCTCGTATCATGGGTGTTGTGTGA